Below is a genomic region from Cloeon dipterum chromosome 2, ieCloDipt1.1, whole genome shotgun sequence.
TTTTGCAGATGAGCCAGAGTAAAAGTATGATGGTACCTGAAAAGAAACAACTCACCATCCCTGAGGCACATCTTAGAAAAGAATCATATTCAAGTGtgatattgtaattttatttttcatatcatAAACCTCTTATTCTCTACAGAAGGAGGAGCTAAGCAAATGAAGTTAACAATGTGGCTATTGAAAGGACAAAGCATGGGATTGGttaaagagaattttttcatGATGGAATCTTCTAAAGATTGGTTGAAGCAGATGTTCCCTTTATATGAAACAGTGCCTGAGGAGATGGTAAGATTAATATATGTACAGTatgatattgaaaaaaattgaaagcaaatacttttttaatattggttATAAGATAATTTACAGTCAAGCTTTTATCCAAGGGTAGTAATATCAAACCTAATaccaataaatatatacatagtTTCATTAATGCATTGCAAGCTTAATGaaaatatgcaataaaaaggagaaatcattaaatatctcatattgttaaaaatatttttctaatttaagtGATATTTCCGTagcgagaaatttaaattcttgttcTCATCGAAAGCCACATTTCTTAAAGTAATAATGCAGTCTTTTctgcgattaaaaataatttgtggtGTAATGCTTCGtctcaagaaatttaataagtgAAAGAAATGTTAGGTGTTTACTACCACTTATCTAAATAATACGTGAAATAAGACAAAGTTGAAATTCATAAAGTTCAATTTCTCTTATATGCTACagtaatatattaatttgctgTTAATTTGATGACAATAGGCTCCTATATATTTGCACCATAGTTTATATATGATAATTCAACAGtgttttccaaattattaaagcaatattaaaaaatgcattaattaaatttaacagatCGAGGAAACTCAGGAGCTTATGTTCAAAACATATCACATTTTCGCGAAAGAGAAGCTAAAAAATGCTAAGACTTACAGTTTAACTGTAGATGTGAAGGAGAGAGCTGCAATGGACACTTATGTAGAGCTTACTGCCGTAATTCCAGCAGGTAAAGTAATCCGTTAGATTGTTTGAATAAGTTTATcagatttttaacttaaaaatatgaacaaagTATTAAATGTGGAACAGAATGTaaacaattgatttattttttatttcagacgCTGAAAACTCTCTTGTTTACCTACCTCTAAGCCACTTGAAAGTTGTGCAATGCTCTGAAGTTCAACTCATTACCTTCATCAAGAAAACGTTGTCGTCTTTCGGACTGCTGGACAAGACCATGGGGTTCCTTCTGTTCAGTGGAAGGAAGTCCATTTTTGAAGACTTGGACAAAAGCACTGAAAAAACTTTTCAGTCGGTTGCAAAATTCCAATGCCTGAAGGACATTTTGTCTGAAATATTATCAGATGCATTGAACGACTCGAGCTTAATCAACGAATTGTTTGAACGTGTTTCGGAAATCATCCAGTTCATCCAGACCTCGGATGAGCTCCTGGATGCCGCTAAAAGAGCAGGATCAACAcatgaaaaagataaaaaaacaatggaATATCTTTTGAAGCTGCCTTTCGCCGATTCAACTGATCTGTCGCTATACACCACTTTTGCAGCAATCTCTGGCAGCCTGTCTAAATTAATCACTGATTCGCAACTATATGAATGCCCAAACCTACTAAGCCTCGCTGATAACAAGACGTTGAAAGAAAGCGTTGACGTTCTGCAGCCATTACAGGCCTTCTCATCTCAACTGCGATCACCCAAGATGCCGCTTTTAATTAGCGAATACATACCATTATTGGTTACAATTAGGACCTGCATCACCAAAGTTGACGTCCTTTGTGAGGGCGCCTTGGAACTGAAAAAGAATATATTAGGGAAACTATCAAGTAattaagagttaaaaattaaaaaaaaattgaaacgtaattattgttttaaatttacaggaGCTATTGAAAACATGCTTGCGAAGAAAAATGTTGTCAAAGCTATGATGCTTGATTGCAGATTCAAGCAGCGTCTTCTTACAGCTCTCCAATATTCCACTAACAGGCAAGAGATTATGGAAGAAGCACGTGCAGCAGAGCAACTCCAACCGCATCAGCAATTTCAAGACGTGAATGATGATGCTGCAAATACAAGTGAACCACTTTCGCTGATAGATGCGTTTGGAAGCCCAGCATTTTGGACCCTGCACAGTAGTCTATTGGGAACAGGGGTTATAGAAAACCTCGCTGGCTCTGCAAGACCGAACAATTCGTCTGACTCGcctacaaaattgaaaatctcaaatttcttCCAAAAATCCCCTAATCCAAACATCATTGGCTTGGACTATTGGAGAGCAATGCTGAAAGAGTCTGAAAGATCCGTAGAGGAGGACAaaagtgttattttttg
It encodes:
- the LOC135936438 gene encoding uncharacterized protein LOC135936438 encodes the protein MVPPIKAKKSNGDGNSADSSIVWHIFKKTSNPKAAYCLKCKKEYRTGGGTSNLRKHFFTKHKDIFDLISGSARSRTANTSKENIEDDSEERTEEVLSDTDEEEFVLGRKRSRPIIEDSNDEEDSNTVGAHSTREASLEKALPEVSKVTKMMSQSKSMMVPEKKQLTIPEAHLRKESYSKGGAKQMKLTMWLLKGQSMGLVKENFFMMESSKDWLKQMFPLYETVPEEMIEETQELMFKTYHIFAKEKLKNAKTYSLTVDVKERAAMDTYVELTAVIPADAENSLVYLPLSHLKVVQCSEVQLITFIKKTLSSFGLLDKTMGFLLFSGRKSIFEDLDKSTEKTFQSVAKFQCLKDILSEILSDALNDSSLINELFERVSEIIQFIQTSDELLDAAKRAGSTHEKDKKTMEYLLKLPFADSTDLSLYTTFAAISGSLSKLITDSQLYECPNLLSLADNKTLKESVDVLQPLQAFSSQLRSPKMPLLISEYIPLLVTIRTCITKVDVLCEGALELKKNILGKLSSN